The following proteins are encoded in a genomic region of Triticum dicoccoides isolate Atlit2015 ecotype Zavitan chromosome 1B, WEW_v2.0, whole genome shotgun sequence:
- the LOC119350563 gene encoding uncharacterized protein LOC119350563, with translation MVTGHDPKSHLSLSPPRPQGNSPIPSTSLLRRRLHAAPTPRPRPPPSTEPRAHLPSSLAAAFHARAHLLSSLAAASHATAHLLPWKSPSNFRRRLDGRPDACSSYGNPQATSAAASTGDLMPASSYGNLQATSAAASAGDLMPASQDRPHASPSPSTGDALRPRLHMSRWREERERETALLETSSSSMPQATRHEERERETTLEETSSSSTQTTRFKVPDLLSLKLDINLLADSCISTLVPTGLMIKYFVRVDNDGIFHTYPDCGGPFESIKEVQEAIDSHHAVQRKNICMDGLTDEERAIRYALYWYHNGTRKHSQEAFDSCTTNLPTKELVKAVLDKYNEDNGLVGDLAYELEDIVRHKACFDGKDCIYRSYAHFNLTMKTKGAANKDLYFAEVTRMDGDYEAYVLTCFCMVKPDDNGECHVCGADMKHPAHDGYNRGRPFISYRHGRRPRGVPLFEKLFAMRDEAWLKEEEDRVRRMIKEGKEERRKFHTG, from the exons ATGGTCACG GGGCACGACCCAAAATCGCACCTTTCCCTTTCCCCACCCCGTCCACAGGGAAACTCTCCAATCCCTAGCacttccctcctccgccgccgccttcatgccgccccgacgccgcggccgcggccgccgccgagCACAGAGCCCAGAGCCCACCTCccgtcctccctcgccgccgcctttCATGCCAGAGCTCACCTCctgtcctccctcgccgccgcctcccatgCCACAGCGCACCTCCTCCCATGGAAATCTCCCAGCAACTTCCGCCGCCGCCTCGACGGGCGACCTGATGCCTGCTCCTCCTATGGAAATCCCCAAGCAACTTCTGCCGCCGCCTCGACGGGCGACCTGATGCCTGCCTCCTCCTATGGAAATCTCCAAGCAacttccgccgccgcctcggcgggCGACCTGATGCCTGCCTCCCAAGATAGGCCTcacgcctccccctccccctccaccggCGACGCTCTCCGTCCACGGCTGCACATGTCAAGATG GCGCGAGGAGAGGGAAAGAGAGACAGCACTGTTGGAGACTTCCTCTTCCTCTATGCCACAAGCTACAAG GCATGAGGAGAGGGAAAGAGAGACAACACTGGAGGAGACTTCCTCTTCCTCTACACAAACCACAAG GTTTAAGGTGCCAGATCTCTTGTCATTGAAGCTTGACATAAATCTCTTGGCTGATTCATGTATTTCGACATTGGTGCCCACTGGTCTTATGATAAAATATTTTGTGAGAGTTGACAATGATGGAATTTTCCATACGTATCCTGACTGTGGTGGACCATTTGAGAGCATAAAGGAAGTTCAGGAAGCCATTGACTCCCACCATGCTGTTCAGCGAAAAAACAT ATGCATGGATGGACTTACCGACGAGGAGAGGGCTATCCGATATGCTCTTTACTGGTATCATAATGGCACACGAAAGCACTCCCAAGAAGCTTTTGATTCCTGTACGACCAATCTCCCTACAAAGGAATTGGTTAAGGCTGTACTCGACAAATACAACGAGGACAATGGTCTTGTCGGA GATCTTGCATATGAACTAGAAGATATTGTGAGGCACAAAGCATGTTTTGACGGGAAAGATTGCATTTATAGATCTTACGCTCATTTCAATCTCACTATGAAGACTAAAGGAGCTGCGAACAAGGATCTGTACTTTGCTGAAGTCACACGTATGGACGGTGATTATGAAGCGTATGTGCTCACCTGTTTCTGCATGGTCAAACCTGATGACAATG GTGAATGCCATGTGTGTGGAGCTGACATGAAGCACCCTGCTCATGATGGATACAACCGTGGCCGCCCCTTTATTTCATATAGACATGGTAGACGTCCACGTGGAGTTCCTTTATTTGAGAAG TTATTTGCCATGCGTGATGAAGCTTGGCTGAAAGAAGAGGAGGATAGGGTGAGACGTATGATCAAGGAAGGGAAGGAGGAAAGGCGCAAGTTTCATACCGGCTAG